TTTATTGTTTAACTGTGGTGGTGTctagttttatttttccttaaCATTCATTACAAACTGTTCTCTTTTTGTGTGGTTCATTCACATACAGTATTATACTATGATGCAGTCATGCGTGTCGTCATAGTATCATAGCATtatgtgattggtcagatcaGCCGTGTTGGTCCACTGTACTGCCAAAAGCCCCTCTGAGCCACTGGGGCATGGCTGGATACAGGACCTCTGGAGGCGCCCCCTAGTGTCTGACACTGGCACTTTCTTTGTCCTGATGCATCCTGTAGATAAACAATTTGGTTTTTATTGTGGGGAGTTTTGGCTTGGGTTTTATTcgggttttcttttctttcttttttttatttttcttttttttgtactcTGCTGGCTCTGAGCAGATTTTGTGGTAAAGCAGGTACACACCCTGCTGGAGGAGGCTGCTGCCATCGgggtgtgtggtggtggtgactTGTCCTGCAGTGTTATTTACTTTACCTCAGAGGTTAAATGCTGTGGTCGTTCTACAGTATAAcatgctttttttaattatgattatgattattattattattattattattattattatttggacTTCACTGTGTTTCAGTTCCACCTGCTCATATCATTGTTTGTTTGACAGATTGGATATGGCACCACGGAGAACAGCCCTGTGACGTTCCTCGCCTCCCCACTGGACAACGTGGAGAGAAAGACTGAGACTGTTGGCTACATTACAGATCACTTGGAGGTAATTTGGCATGCTTCTCAATATAAATActgaaatgcattaaaataagatttattttgagtgcAAAAACTCatccaaacaaaacaatttGGGGAGGGCTGAACACTTGAATAAAAATCAGCAGGGAAGAAAACTTTTAATGTGACAAACAGTTATTGGTGAGGGTGAATATTCGGGGAATAtagggcaaaaaaacaaagtaatagTTTCAAAGAAAGCTTGTACTAGCCTGAGCGAATCAAAACTTCACTTCTTTAACTCTGTGCAATACACCAAAAAATGTTTggtgaataaaagtatgaatCATGAGTCACCTGCTCCACAGGCTAAAATAGTGGACCCTACAACCGGGATGGTCGTACCTGTGGGTACCTCAGGGGAGATTATGATCAGAGGATACTGTGTGATGTTGGAATACTGGAACgacaaagcaaaaacagatgAGTGCATCACTAAAGACCGATGGTACAAAACTGGGTAAGTTTAATATCGTTGACCATAGTATTTTATTACAGCAATTAGAGTATTCTATTACAGGTACTgagctgcagtggtttgaatcatatctatctgatagactccagtttgttcatgtaaaaggagagtcctcttcacacactaaggttaattatggagttccacagggtccTGTACTAGGGCCAATTCTGTGTACATTACACATGCTTCCCtcaggcagtatcattagaaggcatagcatacattttcactgctatgcagatgacacccaactttatctatccatgaagccagataacacacaccaattagttaaactgcaggaatgtcttaaagatataaagacctggatggcctctaactttctgcttctaaattcagataaaactgaggttattgtactcggccctggaAATCTTAGAAATACGGTATCTAACCAAATGCTTACTCTGGATGGGATTACCTCAGCCCCAGTAACACcttgaggaaccttggagttgTTTTTGACCAGAATATGTCGGTCAATTTCTTATATTAAAGTTTTAGCCTTTTTTCCTTTCCATTGTCACAAAGTGCTTGATCAtagtctgattgttggggtatTCTCTGTATCATTGTTTCTCTGTGacaaatttgaaataaaaatataaataaaatctaattaAAGTCTTTAGTTAATCATCACTACTTTACAGCTATGagtattttctgcattttcaggCAGCTAGGCTTTAAAAATGACTTCTGATTCTGTTAATAGACTGATTCTCTCCCATCCTTGTTGGGCATTTAActgtttctttctcctcttGGCCAGCGACATCGGCAGCATGGATACATACGGCTACTGCAGGATAGACGGCAGGATTAAAGACATGATCATCAGGGGAGGAGAGAACATTTACCCAGCAGAGATCGAGCAGTTTCTGCACACACACCCCAAAGTTAAAGAGGCACAGGTGAGCTCAAACAGCAAGGGCTGAGCAGTAAACCTAGAGGGTGTTATAGGAAAACAACAAGGGAGACTAACTGTACTCAATTATTTACTATATATTCTGTCCGTGAACTTCAGAAGCGCACAGAGtaagttttattttaacatcAGACTGGCGTACACTAAGATTGCTACAGCAGAAATTAAATTTTACTGAACATTGCTGCTTCCACACTTCAGAAAAAGTCTTGTTAAAACTGTGTTAAATGAGTGTGGCTTGATATCGTGTGTCATCAGTCTGAATTTCTTAACTTTTATTAAAGCCTATTGTGCATTATTTACAAGTCCAAAAGACAGGGTGACCCCTCCAACACACCACTCCCCCCATCGATGTGGTTAGGTGCATAATTGTTGGAAAGACACAAGTTTAGTCTCTGTACACCACCTCAGTGGACTTTAATCTAGCGGTCAAAAATGCACtttcacctttttaatttagtggGGAGTTAAGATGAAATTTTGCATTCCGGTTTCAGTTAAAAGCCAACAAGAATGAGAGCACACATGTGATTTATATAAAAACGAGAAATGGAAAACTTATTTACAGTGTCGTTTAGTATAAATGAGAAATAATAACAAGCTTCTGTCCAACTTGCGTTTGGCAGCTGTTCACTGTAACACTGTCTCTGGTCTAGAGGTTCATAAGTGATTTAAAACTGTGGAagtttgtccaattacttttgagcctcctgaaaatgtgtctttaattcctaaacagttgatGCAAGTTATTAGTTGAGCCAAAGTTTTTGCACTTCAGTCACACTTTGATTTAAAACCTGCTGCGGTGGTGTAGAGATGACAAATGCATCAGCTGTAACAACGTAAAAATAAAGTGTTATAAAGAACATGTTTAAAGTCGCACGAAAACCATAGTATCAGTGGAATGTGTTGGTTCACAACATGCAAAGTGGCTTCCAGACTTTGCCAGGTTTTCAGTTAGGACACTCTCAAGaacattttaagaaaatgttaacatttaaaatatttgtttgtttgttttttcctttagaaaatttaaaaaaaaaaaaatttatattaACCCCTGAAAGAGTGTGTCTTGACTTGGCTTAATCTTTTGGCCCTTCATGTGATGTCTAATCCTCTGTATTTGTCTTAGTTTCGATCTTCGTGTGCAGCATTTGAACCTCCAAAGTTCTGTTAcgatatttaatattttgtacTGCTGAATGTTTGCTGTGTGATTCTAAATGTTCCTCGTTTCCTGCTGTCTTTCAGGTGGTGGGAGTTAAAGACGAGCGTATGGGTGAGGAGATCTGTGCCTGCATCAAACTGGTGGACGGAGCAGACTGCACTGCAGAAGAAATCAAAGCTTACTGCAAGGGACAGGTGGGGCACAGTTCCCGTCTTATATTTCATAATGAGCTGGAATTGTGTTGCACCATAATGAGCTCTGTTCATTTGCTCCTTTCAGATCTCCCACTTCAAGATTCCTCGTTACATACTTTTTGTAACCAGCTATCCGCTCACGATCACTGGAAAGGTAATTTCCTCAGTCCTGGCTCCTCCGCAGAGCTCATAAAAAGCAGGAATTTCTTCCAGGATTTGTACAAATGACATAAATTACAAATCAGCAGGTTTAATAAAATGTCATTCATCCTGAGTGAAAAACACATCTGTATTTAGCAGCTGCTGTAACAGTCTGCAATAATTTAGGGGAAGGAGAAATCcaggataaaaacacaaactccCCTCTGGTTCTTGTGTTTCTCTCGTGGGATGCTATTTAATATAATTTACTGTAGACTTGGCCCTGTGTTTGAACAGGCCTGCCATGAATGCTCTCAGACAGGAGGGACGGGAAGCTATTAGCTCGTCTGCACGCACACTATGGCCTGTTAGATGAATCCCAGAGGGGTGGCAGGCCGTACTCGACCTGGGCCAACAGATCACATCAGATAAAACCAAAACCTCGAGTTCAGATTCCTTCTAAACGGATCAAGTACGATATACGATAAAGCTttcagaaaaatgcaaaaaatgttcTGCGTTCATGTTATTATTGTAACAGGCATTACTCATTTGTGTCTGCTCAGATCAGCTGGTGATTTGTTTGTGGCACTCAAACACATGTGggaagttgcagagtgccctctgcTGGACAGAATATGCGACATCAATGCAACGTTGATTGAATGGTGTTtctcttgttgtttgtttaatttgaaattttaTTTATCGTGGAATATTTTAGTTGACCTCTAAAAATGAACGTCactcaaataaaaatgaatttaggAGGAAATTCTCCGTGGTCCAAAACTATTGGTGCATTTTTGGTTTTCTTGGAGATTTctgtgtgaaaagaaaagaagccaaACCACAGGAAAATGCTAAGAGTTCACAAACTTGGGTAAATCTGACCACAAGGGTATCTTTACGTCAGTAGTTTGTATATTCTGCTCTGATGTAGCTAATGCATTGTGCCGGTTTAAACTGATTTTTgccatttaagaaaaaaaatactgttggtATTTACGAAGAGAGCAGAGTGACAAGTTGCATGTAAGAGACTGATCCTTTTGCATGTGTATTTCTGGGAGTTCCTGTTTTGAGGCATAAAATATGGGGGATATTTAAATCAAGTGTGCACACTGATTTACGTTTACCACACGCTATTTTTAACACTAATTCTGCCAACATTTAACACAGAGAAAGAGCATGtcgtattttttttattattattttttttttagaaaatggCACAACTTCTGTAAATCACCCGTAAAACTAACCACACCCATTAGCGCTATTTGGGGTTTGCATTCACATGTTGTTTTGTCCCATTTAGTAAAACTGGCGCTTGTAATCCAAGCTGACACACCAAAAACTTCTATCTAGTTGGTGGATGTTGTTACGAGGTGGGAAATTATCCATAGAGGTCAGGTCAGGcttgtaaacatgtttaattcTGCTGTAAAATTGGATATTTTAACATAGAAGTCTGTGAGGACTGACTGACATTTGGAGGCAGCCTTAAGTGGTCATTAGAGGAAGTAATCGAATTAGATTCACTTGTAGTTTTGGCAATTTTCACACAGATGCATTTGACATCTGAGTGCTCAAAGCTGTTATGAAAGACTCTTAGgttgatttaaaataattatttattgtaGTGGCCCCAGTTAGTGACAGGTTTTAATTTGCGTTCTGATTTCTTACGAATTAAATGGAATCACCAGCATACAATAAAACACTCGACCCCATTTACTAATAGGTTTTTATATATTCATGTACTTTGACCCTGCAGATTTGTCCATTTAGTGCTCCTGCAAAAACAGTTGTTGTTGATTCATGTCattcttctttttgtctttcagaTCCAAAAGAACAAACTGCGTGAACAGGTGGAGAAGCAACTGAAGGAGTGAAAATGAAAAGCTACAAACTGTATGCCTCAAGATCTTAAAATATCTGAAGAGACAACCTGAGCACTCTGTGGAAATTCAGCTGAAATGCCACATGGCTGTGTATATTTTCCTGTAACGAGTGGTTACAGGGACAatgtaaacccccccccccctcaataCAGTATCCTGTACCTGCTGCTTCTATGTGGGAAAATAGTCCCACATAGAAACACTATTTACTTGTAAGGGCCCTTTTTAAGTGCTTTTGTCTGTATAGACAGGACAAAGGTTGtaaggtttttgaaatgttttttaatgattgaagtcttttttgttttttttttttttgttttttttatgctgttGAGGCACacactaatttttattttgcaaaaatttataaaaaaaatcttcattaTATGAACTTGAAATAAAcctttttacaaattattaaaaCCAGGCATGGGCGTTCCTCTTGTTACGGGAAGAATgaaggtggggtttttttttaattttttttattgtcctcGATGGCAGGTGCACGCCTCTTAAGCTCTTCAAATGCCATTCAGAAATATGCGCACATGttccactttaaaaaatatgagCTTTAAAGTGAGTGAGCATTGTTCAGAGCTGTAAAGAATTTCCTGACCAGGCTACATGTGCAGTTCACCTGACGCTGGGCTGCTGGATCGGATGTCGTCTCCTGTCTAGACCTGAAGGACTCGGCCCAGAAATAGCCCTTAAGAgcccaaaagaaaacaaactgtgCTCCTGGCTCTTAAGAGAGAACCTCAAGGtttatttagcattttttatttaacatattttggGTTTGGATTAAATGTTTCAGGACATGGTATTCCTACCATGCGCCAAGTACAGGAGGTGGTTTTAACAGGGAAAGGCAAAGGAATGTACATTTCaaggaagaaaaatgggatTTGAGACAAAGAGTGAGTTTGTTCTCCTTTTAGACTCGAgacgtttgttttcaaattgtCACCATGCATTCCTTTGACTGGGAGGTTATTACAGGTGATACTAATAACCAAACTGTTCTCCCAAGAGGTGAATGCATTGGTGGAGCAATGCATATAAAAGTATCTTGGACTCCCTCATGTGGCaggaaaaagcacacaaaaaggCCAAAAACCGTCCTTTGACGTGCACCACGATGGAAAATTTTGCAGACTGGAGGCGACCAGAATAATTTGTTGAGCAAATTTATTTTGGATGAGGAAAAACATCACTTGCGTTCTTGTGGCATTAAGTTAGGTTTGtctttttcctgcttcaaaatgaCAACGCCTCCATAAAGAAATGCTTGTCCCCactttggtgtggaagaactacACCGATCTCTGAACCTCAACCACATCCAGAACCTCTGGAGGAGTCGGAGCAGGTTCAACATCTGGGGTCTGATGTATAAATACGTACACAAAACCatgcttggatttttttttttttttcctctacacataatgtgatatttagagaGGAACAATTTGCAAACCACATGCAACCTTCAGGCCATGTCtacgtgggttttttttttggttttttttttgtttcaaacctgaaaaatattttagtgGGGAAGGTTGTGTTGGCTCAGAGAACATATCGCATGTGGTGCACATTTATGCACTAAATCCAGAAAGCTGATCTGGTGACTTATCTCTTCCAGTCAATGACTGTTGGATTAGAAAAATGCAAGCCATTATTATACAAAGTCTCGCAATTTTAGACTGAGAAGCCATTTTAATCCTCTTTCCTTGTTATTTCAAGTAGATGACAGATTTAGAATCAATCTGAAGTGGTGTACTTATGTTTTGgtggacctaactgtatatCAATGATGCATCATCTTGGTATTTTTATCGCCTTCCAGGAGATAAAACACAAGATCCGAACATAAGCCAGTAACAGACAAATACTCATGAGATACTCTTTGATGTCACATGTTAAGCAAAGAAATAACATGTTATTAGTTAAGTCTATTGGTTTAGTATACAAGACAATGGTTAAGAGGGACAATAGCATTTCAAGTAGCAAAGGTGGAGTTTTATGGATTTCTGGGTGTATCCTCCAAAAGACTTGAAAGAATATGTGATGAGTGCAGTGATGTCAGGCTTTTGATTTAAAGCTTATGATGTAATGTATGTGCATTTCAACAGAGCTTAGGTTGAgtgtttaaaatacaaatttagAGAGACGAGGCTGAGTTGGTTTGGACACGTGCAGAAAAGGGAgagtggatatattggacaaaggaaGCCTGAGGTGCCAGGCaggagtggggaaaaaaagaaaatctgggAGATttgtggatgtagtgaaggatgagatggagagggttggtgtgacaaaaGACGATGTTGGGATAGAgtaagatggaggcagatgaccCCCAGAGGGAGAAgtgggaagaagaagaatttcCTGATCTTACTGACCACTGACAGCGCTTCCGACTATAAGTCAAATTAAACCACATGCTTTCATTTTAATCCAAATTTACTTAAATAGCACAAAATCACTACAATAGTCACATCAAGACATTTAATATTGTAACGTAATACAGAGAATCAAACTGCTGCCTCTGACCAAACACTTGGCGACAGCAGGAagaaagaactcccttttaagagaAAGAAACCTGAAGAAACCAGGCTcacagaggggcagccatcaTGTGACTGCTGTTTTGGTATTTTAAGGTATCTTGTTGATGCCTTAAATACCTCATAAACTGGGAGGTCACTTTTCATAATGAAAGGTTTACTCACAGTTAATGAGATAATTTATTAATTCCAAAAAAGCAGCATGATTTTTGTCAAGTGAATCCATTACTTCTTACCAGTGGATGTccaatatgtttttattttttttggaacAACATATCGAATTTTGGCTCGAGCGGGTGAAACATCTGTGACGCTCTCACAGAGAGCAaacttataaaaaaataaaggtctGTGCTGTGTCTTTAGTCTTTGGGCAGCGGGATGCCGACTGCCGTCTGCTGCCCCTCCATCTGCTGCTGCGCCTGCGCCACCTGCTCCTCGCTGCAGGAGTCCTGCAGAAACACGGTAGCCAGGTTGCGCAGACGCGGGCTCTCGGAAAGGGAGAAGCGCAGCATGCACTGCAGGATGGCGGGATCGGTGATCTGAGGGTGTGACGTGGGTGTCAGGAGGTTCATGAGGGTGGTGATGGCTGACAGGACCGTCTCTTCCCTCTGGCTGGACAAGCAGTTTGTGACTAAGCGGATGCCGTCGCTCTGCAGGACGACATCTCTGGACTCAGGGTCCATGCTGAGGTTACAGAGCCCCCCTGAGAGCACGAGAGACAAAATCAGAGATAAAGGTTTGATAGCTGCTGCAGACAATGAACAAGATGTCCCTGTGACACCCACCCATCCCAAACTCCACAAAGTTCTCATTCTCCTCAGTCAGCATGTCCAAGAAGAGGTCAGTCACCTGCAGCTCCCTCAGATACTCCACGTTCTTTGGATCGTATGCAAAATTGGCCAAATTAGCCAGAACTTGTTCCTTTGCCTctgaggaggaaaaacaaagctTTTAATCACATAAAATGAGAACTATTTAATTATGGAGTGCCAAAATTAAATAggcaaatatttaattaaaagtctaattaattcattaaaatattagttaatttcaaattatttgTGGCTGGTCAACAGATCTTAAAATCTGATTGGTTACCATGCACAGCAAGTTAAGACGATTGATCCCAGATAATGCTGCAGTCCATGCCCGGATTGCCTGCGCACTGCTAATGTGCTACACTCGTTGAATTAATAATTCATTTTCTGAAGCTGAACGGCTGGACTCCTTAGCGTACTTGCTACTGAGAAACACCCACTGAAAGAATCGACTCCCGAAAACGTAAAGATTCTGACCAGATCAGCATTAGCCCCGCCCCCTGACTTTGACAGGTGAGGCTGACAGTAGAAATAAATTCATGACGTGTTGAAGCCCAGAACTATGAAATAATAACAACTgacatatattttaaataaaactaattatttcaatttaataaatgtgtatttaataatttcaaattttgaataattatttgatgACGTACGTCTCCAAAGAGGAGCACCTAGGCTTTCTGTAGGCACctattgtttatgtttttgttctatttactttattttatgatTCATATTATTGTCTTGTGGCTCTTGAGTTGGAGCAGAAAGACGAAAAGGCAAGATTGGAAAAAAGATAACAGAAGAAAGCAGAGTACTGAGTTTAAAGCTGAAGCCAAACACAGCTGCGCCCACCGTCGCTGTCGGTGTCCTGAAACTCGGTGACCAGAGTTTGTAAATACTCAAAGCGGTCAGAGCCTCCGGACGAGCCGCTTCTCCACATGATCCACCACCAGCTCCGCTCTCCGCTTTATTCTTTTCAGTTCGTTCCGGGCTCGGTCTGACCATGAAATGCCTCCGTGTAGCTGCGTGGACGAGACGAAGGTTCCGTTTAAtcgatttttgttttaaaatcagtttcGATCTGCTAGCATACAGTCAAGCGGCGCTTACACAGAATCAAATCTAATTAACATTTTTCATACGCAGTTAAAGGTCTTCTATCATAGTTTTTTGTTAATGTGGCCCTAATACTCCCTCATACAACATGACACAAAATAGAAATACTGTCAAGCGGAAGCTAGTGTCACGTGGTACCGGAAGTTCCTAATAACTGTGGGACACGAAGGGGGTGTGTACAGCACCTCAGCCAACTGTAGGGGAAGGTCAGTGTTTAAAGTTCAAAATAAAGCCACGAAAATGAAGCAGCACAAACTGTCAGCCGGGAAACGGCTCGCCAAACCGATCCTGTTCGGGACGATCATCGTTGGACTCGCTGCTGCTTTCATTAACAGGTAACGTTAAAGCGTGTTTACAGCTCAGCCACCTGTACGTAACAGACATGATGTACGTGACATGTGCACATGCAAGTGTTTACCGCACACCTAAATAAACATGCAGCTCCGAAAGAGCCGATCAGAAGTGAAGATTATAAAAGCAGCACGACTTCGCTGTTAAAAGGTACTACAGGGGAAGCAGTACGACTGCGTATTATGCCCATTCTGCAGTCCTTTAGAAGTTAAAGAGAAAAAGCTTAGAATTTTAGAAATTCGGCAGACTTACGAGAAAAATGGATAATttactaaaaataaaagaagtaaATTTTTGATGAAAGAAATGGGCAAATTTACATGGAGAAAGCATTCAAAGTTAGGAGAAAAAATGccgaataaat
This sequence is a window from Pelmatolapia mariae isolate MD_Pm_ZW linkage group LG8, Pm_UMD_F_2, whole genome shotgun sequence. Protein-coding genes within it:
- the armc7 gene encoding armadillo repeat-containing protein 7 yields the protein MWRSGSSGGSDRFEYLQTLVTEFQDTDSDEAKEQVLANLANFAYDPKNVEYLRELQVTDLFLDMLTEENENFVEFGMGGLCNLSMDPESRDVVLQSDGIRLVTNCLSSQREETVLSAITTLMNLLTPTSHPQITDPAILQCMLRFSLSESPRLRNLATVFLQDSCSEEQVAQAQQQMEGQQTAVGIPLPKD